From a single Populus nigra chromosome 18, ddPopNigr1.1, whole genome shotgun sequence genomic region:
- the LOC133678046 gene encoding single-stranded DNA-binding protein, mitochondrial isoform X1 — MANSMAVLSRRIYRSLLSPNPKISQLSMPFCTSSTTTTTNNLSFREEESELDGSDTHSVPNSTTSSSPSSSTTTSEGSSGSRMVQDRPLENGLDVGVYKAILVGQVGQNPLQKKLRSGREITIFSMGTGGIRNNRRPLQNEDPREYANRCAVQWHRVSVYPERLGRVVMQNVVPGSIIYVEGNLETKVFTDPITGLVRRIREIAVRQNGRLVFLGKGANDQQASSLELKGLGYY, encoded by the exons atggCAAATTCAATGGCTGTTCTCTCACGCAGAATTTACCGTTCCCTTCTCTCACCAAACCCAAAAATTTCACAGCTTTCAATGCCCTTTTgcacctcctccaccaccaccaccactaacAACCTCTCCTTTCGTGAAGAAGAGTCTGAATTGGACGGCTCAGACACTCACTCAGTCCCCAACTCAACCACCTCAAgttcaccatcatcatcaacaacaacatcTGAAGGATCGAGCGGGTCACGAATGGTCCAGGATCGTCCCCTTGAAAATGGCCTTGATGTTGGCGTTTACAAG GCGATATTGGTGGGGCAGGTGGGGCAGAATCCATTGCAGAAGAAGTTGAGGAGTGGGAGGGAGATAACGATTTTCTCAATGGGGACAGGTGGGATTCGCAATAATCGAAGGCCATTGCAGAATGAGGATCCAAGGGAGTATGCAAATAGGTGTGCTGTTCAGTGGCATCGAGTTTCAGTCTACCCAGAGAGATTAGGTCGTGTTGTAATGCAGAATGTTGTGCCCGG TTCAATTATATATGTGGAGGGGAATCTGGAGACTAAAGTCTTCACTGATCCAATAACTGGTCTTGTACGACGTATAAGAGAAATTGCAGTTCGTCAAAATG GTCGGCTTGTCTTTCTGGGAAAAGGTGCCAATGATCAGCAAGCCAGTTCATTGGAGTTGAAAGGTCTTGGCTATTACTAG
- the LOC133678046 gene encoding uncharacterized protein LOC133678046 isoform X2, protein MANSMAVLSRRIYRSLLSPNPKISQLSMPFCTSSTTTTTNNLSFREEESELDGSDTHSVPNSTTSSSPSSSTTTSEGSSGSRMVQDRPLENGLDVGVYKAILVGQVGQNPLQKKLRSGREITIFSMGTGGIRNNRRPLQNEDPREYANRCAVQWHRVSVYPERLGRVVMQNVVPGTNRKLKRSQRGER, encoded by the exons atggCAAATTCAATGGCTGTTCTCTCACGCAGAATTTACCGTTCCCTTCTCTCACCAAACCCAAAAATTTCACAGCTTTCAATGCCCTTTTgcacctcctccaccaccaccaccactaacAACCTCTCCTTTCGTGAAGAAGAGTCTGAATTGGACGGCTCAGACACTCACTCAGTCCCCAACTCAACCACCTCAAgttcaccatcatcatcaacaacaacatcTGAAGGATCGAGCGGGTCACGAATGGTCCAGGATCGTCCCCTTGAAAATGGCCTTGATGTTGGCGTTTACAAG GCGATATTGGTGGGGCAGGTGGGGCAGAATCCATTGCAGAAGAAGTTGAGGAGTGGGAGGGAGATAACGATTTTCTCAATGGGGACAGGTGGGATTCGCAATAATCGAAGGCCATTGCAGAATGAGGATCCAAGGGAGTATGCAAATAGGTGTGCTGTTCAGTGGCATCGAGTTTCAGTCTACCCAGAGAGATTAGGTCGTGTTGTAATGCAGAATGTTGTGCCCGG GACaaatagaaaattgaaaagaagtCAGAGGGGAGAAAGATAA
- the LOC133678118 gene encoding uncharacterized protein LOC133678118, which yields MIISSINHDGQQIPGADISGSKNVACQIDMRKSQTCSDIQNTIGAQEKGHGTTGGVQVPVNSEVVAYSTGKDPKQLALDKTLGFNPNRQRRHFCTWIVSTSSGPPGWQQTLSALERQKEFSLPSTNSPPSSSLIKVMRDLTSLLVTHYGANYV from the exons ATGATTATTTCATCTATCAATCATGATGGACAACAAATTCCAGGAGCAGATATCTCAGGCAGTAAAAATGTTGCCTGTCAGATAGATATGAGGAAAAGTCAAACTTGTTCTGATATCCAAAACACTATAGGTGCTCAAGAAAAAGGCCACGGCACCACAGGTGGAGTGCAGGTTCCAGTGAACAGTGAAGTTGTGGCCTACAGTACAG GAAAGGATCCTAAGCAACTGGCATTAGACAAAACATTGGGATTTAATCCAAACAGGCAGCGTAGACATTTTTGCACCTGGATTGTATCAACAAGCAGCGGGCCACCTGGTTGGCAACAAACACTATCTGCTTTAGAGCGTCAGAAAGAGTTCTCTCTTCCTTCTACAAATTCTCCTCCATCTTCCTCCCTGATCAAGGTAATGAGAGACCTTACATCCCTTTTGGTGACGCACTATGGTGCTAACTATGTTTAA
- the LOC133678721 gene encoding equilibrative nucleotide transporter 1: MGLTSTEPDTESSLLLPTTAATTTTTTTNSTISQQKIPKDTFHLAYIIYFTLGLGFLLPWNAFITAVDYFSYIYPDVSVDRIFSVAYMVVGLACLVVIILFYAHKSDAYLRINLGLGLFIVALLVVPVMDAVYIKGRVGLYDGFYVTVGALALSGMADALVQGGLIGAAGELPERYMQAVVAGTAASGVLVSLLRILTKAVYTQDSHGLRKSANLYFAVGIVVMAICLVFYNMAHRLPIMKYYADLKIQAVNEDKEEKGSLTGARWRSTLWEIVCSVQWYGIGIVIIYVVTLSIFPGYITEDVHSEILKDWYSIILITGYNVFDLVGKSLTAVYLLKNAKIAIGGCFVRLLFYPLFFGCLHGPKFFRTEIPVTILTCLLGLTNGYLTSVLLILAPKVVPLRQAETAGIVMVLYLVVGLATGSIVAWFWVI; this comes from the exons ATGGGACTCACCTCCACAGAACCAGACACTGAATCCTCTCTCCTCCTCCCCACCAccgccgccaccaccaccaccaccaccacaaacaGCACCATCTCCCAACAAAAAATCCCAAAAGACACATTCCACTTAGCCTACATAATCTACTTCACTCTAGGCCTCGGCTTTCTCCTTCCATGGAACGCATTCATCACAGCCGTTGATTACTTCTCTTACATCTACCCAGATGTCTCAGTTGATCGCATCTTCTCCGTTGCTTACATGGTCGTGGGCCTGGCGTGTCTTGTAGTAATCATCCTTTTTTATGCACATAAATCTGATGCTTATTTGAGAATTAATCTGGGTTTGGGTCTTTTTATTGTGGCTCTTTTGGTTGTTCCTGTTATGGATGCTGTTTATATTAAGGGTCGGGTCGGGTTGTATGATGGGTTTTATGTTACTGTTGGGGCTTTGGCACTTTCGGGTATGGCGGATGCTTTAGTCCAAGGTGGACTTATTGGTGCTGCTGGTGAATTGCCTGAGAGGTATATGCAAGCCGTTGTTGCTGGCACTGCTGCCTCTG GGGTCCTTGTTTCACTTCTAAGAATTTTAACCAAAGCTGTATATACACAAGATTCCCATGGTTTGCGAAAGAGTGCGAACCTCTACTTTGCTGTTGGAATTGTAGTTATGGCCATCTGCCTTGTCTTTTACAACATGGCACATAGACTGCCAATTATGAAGTACTATGCTGACTTGAAAATTCAGGCAGTGAATGAGGACAAAGAGGAGAAAGGTTCCTTGACTGGAGCTCGTTGGCGGTCAACCTTGTGGGAGATTGTTTGCAGCGTCCAATGGTATGGGATTGGAATTGTCATCATCTATGTTGTAACTTTATCGATATTTCCAGGATATATAACGGAGGATGTGCACTCTGAGATTCTCAAGGACTGGTACTCAATCATCCTCATTACTGGCTACAATGTGTTTGACTTGGTTGGCAAGTCTTTGACTGCTGTCTATCTCTTAAAGAATGCAAAGATTGCCATTGGTGGTTGTTTTGTAAGATTGCTGTTTTATCCTCTCTTCTTTGGCTGCTTGCACGGTCCTAAATTCTTTCGAACAGAGATTCCAGTAACAATACTCACATGTCTTTTAGGGCTAACAAATGGCTATTTGACTAGTGTTCTGTTGATTCTTGCTCCCAAGGTTGTCCCCTTACGGCAGGCAGAGACTGCCGGAATTGTGATGGTGCTGTACCTTGTGGTTGGCCTTGCTACTGGATCAATTGTAGCTTGGTTTTGGGTCATCTGA
- the LOC133678117 gene encoding peptidyl-prolyl cis-trans isomerase CYP26-2, chloroplastic, producing the protein MTGFPFSFLFELNFALYSFVQLEDVPQKSLVSDKSGALHAMKTINFYSCNPVDGLCFHLPYPKTKTKKTVEETETSLTPENNLEQVQETNPGEAVKKTNPPKPLQREMLRNPEVFQSSIKLLVPVPPTHPSQIQNIPSSPSSTVIKQCCKLSRRKLAIFGNSSLLLLLSSQTLEPFNTSKAKAEEALPDANENGPQEENNTSTRPECSNKTTARAFLDISIDGEPVGRIVVGLYGEDVPAGAARFSDLVRGAAGVSYRRKEFIKITPNYVQHGGVRSYGVDAELAQRTGSNLAAESLVDEWEREYETCPGIKNLAGTVSIIVRDPSKPPPKLKLVARKGKLEIDQEEVGTDPNGTEFVIATKDSPELDASSLVVGRVLEGMEVVEKIGQVKTVQENTRSPYFRVAKLIGDKRAVVAERGFNRPYSKVVVTNCGME; encoded by the exons ATGACAGgatttcctttttcctttctttttgaattgaattttgcTCTCTACTCTTTTGTACAACTGGAGGATGTCCCACAGAAGAGTCTTGTTTCAGATAAATCGGGTGCGTTACATGCCATGAAAACCATCAATTTTTATTCCTGTAATCCTGTGGATGGATTGTGCTTCCATCTTCCTTATcctaaaacaaaaaccaaaaaaacagtaGAAGAAACAGAGACTTCCTTGACACCAGAAAACAATCTTGAACAAGTTCAAGAAACAAACCCAGGAGAAGCAGTGAAGAAAACAAATCCACCAAAACCTCTTCAAAGGGAAATGTTGCGGAACCCAGAAGTATTTCAGTCCTCCATTAAACTCCTTGTTCCAGTACCACCAACACACCCTTCACAGATCCAAAACATACCCAGTTCTCCATCATCTACCGTAATCAAGCAATGCTGCAAACTATCGCGACGAAAGCTTGCCATTTTTGGCAACTCTTCATTGCTTCTTCTTCTAAGCTCTCAAACCCTAGAGCCATTCAATACGTCCAAAGCAAAAGCCGAAGAAGCTTTGCCAGATGCCAATGAAAATGGTccacaagaagaaaataatacaagCACTAGACCAGAGTGCAGCAATAAAACTACAGCGCGAGCATTTCTTGATATATCAATTGATGGAGAACCTGTTGGCCGCATTGTTGTTGGACTATATGGAGAGGATGTCCCAGCTGGAGCTGCTAGGTTTAGCGATCTTGTAAGAGGAGCTGCTGGTGTTAGTTACAGAAGAAAAGAATTCATCAAAATCACGCCCAACTATGTGCAGCATGGTGGGGTAAGGTCATATGGTGTGGATGCTGAGCTTGCGCAGAGAACGGGAAGCAACTTGGCAGCGGAAAGTCTAGTAGATGAATGGGAGAGGGAGTATGAAACCTGTCCAGGTATCAAGAATCTGGCTGGAACTGTAAGCATTATTGTAAGGGATCCTTCTAAACCGCCTCCGAAGTTGAAGTTGGTCGCAAGGAAAGGAAAGCTTGAGATCGATCAAGAGGAAGTTGGGACTGACCCCAACGGTACCGAGTTTGTGATAGCCACTAAGGACTCACCAGAGCTGGATGCCTCGTCTCTGGTAGTTGGAAGAGTATTGGAAGGGATGGAGGTTGTAGAGAAGATTGGACAAGTGAAGACCGTGCAGGAGAATACCAGATCTCCTTATTTCAG AGTTGCAAAGCTGATAGGGGACAAGAGAGCTGTGGTTGCAGAAAGAGGCTTTAACCGACCGTATTCTAAAGTGGTGGTCACTAATTGCGGCATGGAGTAA